ttgtttcaatttcattgatttcagctctgattttaattattacctgtcttctactacttttggtgttgatttgttgttctttttctagggctttgagatgtaatgttaagtcatttatttgttgactttttcttcttttaaggaatgaactctatgcaatgaaatttcctcttaaaactgttttcatagtgtcccaaagatttcaatatgttgtatttgtgttctcattcacctctaaaaatgttattaatctcctccttgatgtctcatgtaacccattgttcattcagtagcatattatttagtctccaggtgttggtgtggattttatttcttattttacattgatttctaatttcattccattattatctgatagaatgcagggtagtatctctatctttttatatttgctaagagtttctttgcgggataatatatggtctattttagagaaggatccatgtgctgctaagaagaaagtgtattctatatatgtcagttaagtctaagttattgattgtattattattgtgttctatagtttctttgttcagcttttgtttggaagatatatccagtgatgaaagaggtgtgttaaagtcacccaaaattattgtgttgtggtctatttgactcttgaacttgagaagagtttgtttgatgaatgtagatgctccattgtttggggcatgcatatttataattgttaagtcttgttggtgtatggttcccttgagcagtatgtagtgtccttctaaTTGACTTtaatttgaagtctactttatttgataggaGGAGGGaaaccctgcttgcttccacagtccatctGAGTggaatgatttttcccaacccttcaccttcagtctgtggatgtcttctcctatgagatgagtcttttgGAGGCAGCagattgttgggtctttttttaaatccaatctgctagtctatttcttttgattggtgagtttaggccattcacattcagtgttattattgagacatgatatgtattcccagccatttttgttatttaacatgagttggtttctcctctgattagattcctttagtgtaatccctccctctgctgattttcatcattgttttccatttccttttcttggaatattttgttgaggaggttctgtagtgcagactttctggttgtaaattcttttaacttttgttttttatggaaagtttttattttatcatcaaacctaaagcttagtttttctgtatataagattcttggttggcatccattttctttcagagcttcaaATATGTTGTTCAaccatctcctggctttgagggtctgggttgaaaaatccaCTGcaatatgaattggtctccccctataagtgatctgattcctctctcttgtggcttttaagattctatccttattctatatgctaaTCATTTTcgttataatgtgccttggtgtagatctgttgtaattttgtacatttggtgtcctgcaagcctcttgtattttgttttccaattcattctttatgcttgggaaactttctgatattatctcattgaagagattgtgcattcctttgctttgaaattctgtgccttcctctatcccaataactcctAGATTTAgtcttttgatgctgttccataattcttgaattttctgttcatggtttctaactagTTTCactaactttattttccagattgtatactttgtcttcattatctgacgttctttctCCCaggtgatctagtctgttggttatgctttctattgagttttttatttgatttattgtatccttcatttcaaggatttttgactgttttttttttctgtctccatctctctcttgaagtaatcttttgctacttgtatttgctctcttatctcattgttggagtgattaatctttgcctgtatttgctcatttaggttattctttaatttacagatcattttaattatgaaacttctgaacttcttctctgacatttcatcaactttacTGTCCATAGTGTCggggtttgtttggggcactttcctcccttgttttttcatgttgtctatgtgtcttcctttcttgcagtgtggatcctatattcttgtagtacctgtgcagatttTCTGagcctcaccttgatgttgggcttccagaccctgctggtgtccctcaaagGATGATACTGcatcctggacctgggtcctgcacaAGTCGGTGTGGACAGATCTGGGCCTGGCCTAATTCCTGCGGTAATCTGCTGGTTGGAAGAGAAGGTCCTATGCCAGAGGTTAGGCTCCAACAGGTGCCTGCTGATGAAGGGGTGGACCCAGGTCTACTGTGAGACTGGGTCCCACAAGTGCTGGGCTGGATATTGGCTCCCGTGGTGGTCTGAGGTCATGTCATCATTCTTACAAGTCTTTAAGAAGGAATTTTTAAGTCTCccattataagaaaaatgaagtctATATGCATACTGCTCACCCTCTTTTCACCATACCCatattcccattttcttctttatccatCTTATATTCTATGGTTCTGATATATACtgtttcctcaaaaataaataaaaataaaaactctattTTCAGTCTCTTTCTGAAGAAAGTCACAGACTTCAGGATGACTCGTCTCTtctctttccaagttttctgactGCCATAAGAACCTCTGCTCTCCAGAGCCTTCCAATGCACTTAGTGAAGCCATTACTGAGTCTGCATTACAATTAAACTCCTCTTCTTCACAATGCCATCTTCTTCTACACCTTTGCATGAATGCTCACTTCAGAAGTACTCCTGCAAATGTGTATCTCATGATTTGCTTCCTGTAGGATCCAATCAGCAGTGGATTGTAACAGGAAAGATCTGAAATCTAAGATGCTAAGATGAGATTCTGGGTCTAGATCACTGGCTGCTGGAATGCAGAACCCTTTTAGTATTAGGTGTGGCCTGCATGGTCTTGCACAATGCAGTAGTGCAGTTGCTATTTTTACTACTGCTGTCACTAGAATCTCGCCCAAATCCCCTTTTCCAAACCACTGAACCCATAACTCTATAGCTGGGAGTTTGCATTGATAAAGGTTCAGAGCTGCCCCTTTCTCCAGAGAAACTCCCTTGACTAAATGGGAGCTGCTCTGCCGGGAGCTTACACAGCCTCTCCCAACTGAATGGCCCACTGAAGATGACTGACTAAGGTGGGTACAGATATCCAGCACCTTAAGAAGAAGCCAATTCAGGCAACATTTGGACAATTCAGCCCTAAGCTAGTTTCACTTGAGGCAAAatcttttcttagtttttattttcctgctctcccctgcctccctcaaTCTCACTGTACTAAAGGCACCCTTGATAAATCACTTGGACAAAAATCTCTTCTGGAAGCTTTGCCTCTAGAGAATCTGACAAAATCCTGCTTTGTGGCTTGTACaaactttattctttattccGTGTGTGTTTATAAAGAATGAGCTGAgtattacattaatatatttgGCCATACTTGTTAATCATGATTTTCAAAATACTCTTAAGTTTATTGATATTTtgatctgttatttttttaactcaattaCTGTGTTATAGTTAAAGCAATGTCCCAGAGTTTCATAAATTGACTTCCAGACCATTcatgtataatcgaatcaagcctttattgaaacACACCGGTAGTGACTGACCataacataaagctgttcccctgatcagccccaaacaattcCAAGggtgctccttataagcctgaaaaccacaaaagggactTTGGGGGTCCAGCAAATGaaagcaagccaagttacagaagcggGAGAGTGCAGTCAGGCCGTGGGACACTTAGTCAATCACAATTAGCCCAGTcatcccagttacagaaacagagctgCATTatcctagttacagaaacaatgccccattaggtagttccgtgttcttaaggGTTTCTAttgcaaaaggaaaataacaacttGCCCCAGTCACGACCTTTCTATTTGGCAAggttgttttacaaaatggagtgttactaaacaaaatggagtcactttggGTTGACTATCAcaactgaaatataaaataatttgtacatCTCctagtatcaaaattttaaaactttccctaTTCTTGAATTAATTACCTTGTAAGTGACAATATTCATCCTTAAATCATCAACTTCAAATTTATTCACctttattttcctccaaaataaGGACTTCAAAATATTTGACTTGTATCTCATGTTggcttaattattttttgttaatgcttctctcttttttaatcaaGTACATGATTACAGCAGTTTCAcacaatcaatatttattgatcattttacATATAAACTGCTATCTTGATTCTTAATTCTCCTTTGACTTCAGACTTTCTATTTGAGATCTCTTTACTTCTGCCTATGGTAATAGTTGGTTGGCCATTCCAGTTTGCCCAGTACAGAGGTACTGAGTACAGGTCAGAGGTCCCCTAAGGGGAAAACTGGGAAAATCATTACCATTGATCCCTGTCCTGGAGTTGCAGGGTGCTTTAGCCTGAGTCCTGCTCTCCTCTCAACTGATGGGTTTGGGGGATGTAAAATCAGCTCAGATTGAGGCATCAGCATGGGAAATTTTACTTGGACTTCTCACCTGAAAAGCATTCTTCATTCCCTTTGATTGCTGTCTCCCTATCCTTTGTGACTCTGTGTTAGTCAACTCTATTCATTGTGACAAaaacacctgataagaacaacctagaggaggaaaagtttatgtgggtTCCCAGTTTCAGGGGATCACTTCATGGACagctgactctattgctctgggcctgaagtgaggtagaacatcatgatggaaacACATGAAGGAgtaaagctgctcacttcatggcagcaAGGAAGGGGGCCAGTATGCGCTACTCACgaggtacaaaatataaaaaccaaaggCCTGTCCCCAGTGATGTACTTCCTACAGTCACTACCCACCTGCGTTTAGTTACCTCCCAGTACAGTTGTCCTTTCAAAGTATTAGTCGTTTgggtagattaatccactgattgggttttagctctcataatccaatcacttcaccagtgaatattcctgcattaacacagaggcttttgggagacacctcatatccaaaccataagagaCCCCATTTCCCATCTTTCTGGACAGGTCCAGCAGCAGCTCATTACTATGCCTGTATCTGTTTGGATTCTGCTCATTGCAAGCCAACACCTGGCCTCCATGTGTCAGGCTCATTCCCCACCAACTGGTCCAGTTGTAAAAAAACATTGTACCCTCTGCCCTTTCACCACAGAGAGCACCTCTAAAATTGCAGGGAAGCCAAGATTCTTCCACCaatgcacattcttttttttttttctcttttttccagtaccagtgattgaacccagggatgctttaccactaagccacatctccataacatatttattttttattttgacaatatcttgctaagtttcttagggaaTCATtaacttgttgaggctggctttgaactcactatcttcctgcctcatgctccccagccactgagattacaggcgagcaccactAAAGCCAGCCCATGCACACTATGAAAATGTGGTCATTGTGCTTTTCACAACTTAAATTAACTCAGAATTAGGAAACAGAGATAAGATTTAATTGATATTTCAACAGTCACAGAAAAATTATACCTCAATTATGAAACAAATATAGGGATTATAAAACAAGGCCACATTGAAAATAAGATTAGGATGCAAATGTTTTGCTTTCTAGTACTCAGATAGCAGTTTTACATCCCATCCATCATTGAGCtaccatttattaaaataatgagcATATTTCATCATATAATAGTCAAATTCACTTTCATTGTTATCAGTTTTAGTATAAGAAATTAaagtttctaatttatttctaaataagtaGATACaagttttctttacaaatttcAAAAGATGGAATATATAATGAAAGGTACATGTCTCTTCAACTCCTGATTTCATCCAGCTCTCCCCCAAAGGGGCCAATGATACTAGTTTctcattaatatttcaaaaaatatttttgtacatatattGGTTACATGTAATTGCATTTTTAATAGTGATCAGAATACATACACTGTTTCAGACATGGTTTGAACTTCACATTACATCTTTAAAATCACTATATATTAAGCTATAGAGAACTTCATGATATTTTGTTTCATGGCTATTCCAATATCAGCACATATGAAAATTTATGGTACCAATTTTATGTAGTTATCAAATTTTTGCTGTTAAAAATCAATGCATCAAATGACTcttacatatgtataatattgtAAGTGTGTGTTTCCTAAAAGTGAACATCATTTGCCAATGTATGCATGCTATATGTCTGTCTAATATAGGACAGGCACTGATATCTTCTACAAAGTACTTTTTATCTTGTTTAAAACtttactgaatgaaaatgaaaaccatgCACATCAAAACAGGCCAAGCATACACCACAATCTACAGATTTCTTAAGGATAAACTAATCCTTTTTAAATAGGGAGGCAAACTTTTTTACAAGATTACCAATATATTTACCAGGAGCAGACAATACTGAAGTCAGGTTATCACCAAATGCATCCAACACGCCTGCAATCCAGGGAGTATTATCATTTTCTGTAacttcaattctttctttcagttgattaattatttcattcatttccttGGATTTCTTCCTAAATCCTTCCTCAAGCAAATCCTTttgaatctaaaataaataaatatgcattagaagggatttaaatattttacaattctgATTCTTGAAGAATCACAATTAgtcaaaattttgtaaaatatctcTTATCCCTAGAATGTTTTCTCCATTATTGTTAAGATAATTTAGTAACAAAAACTACCATCTGGAATAGACCTAGACACTATTAAGGAAACATAGTTTCCAACTTGCTTAATATTAACCTACCATTACAATTCTGCTGCTATGATAACCAAGGTGATAAAAACTTCTTCACATTCTTCCCAAAAGAAAAGCCACTGGTCTGACCAAATATACACTCAGTGCCACTGGGGTTGCATGGTCTCAATACTATAGTGATGATGAGAACTCACCAGCTAATCTAGAAATCTGTTCTCATATAACATCTAGATGGAATCTGAAAGATTTCCTCCCATGCAATATGTGTGCTCAGGCAGCTATACAAACCTGGAGCAGATTGTAGCAATCTTAGAAGCTGTCACTTCCCTGTgcttttaatttcagaaatttctAACAGTTTTATATTGGTATGAATCTACCTAGGGTTTTTGGGATATGAGTAGGTATCTTGATAATATGAGTCTTGGGAATGCAAACCAATCGCTGCTCATATTTACTACAACTCAATGGAAAAATCTATTTACCCTGACACTTGTGAGACCACTTTAAATCTCCCAAAACAGcagcttaaaataaatttgtaatctCCAAGGATTGATAAGTCATAAGACCTGGATCTCCAGACcccaaataggagaaaaaaattcaaagaaattttaagggaaaaaaatagtgtttgtgggcagggggaggggggttaaatatatattaacacTTAGAATAAATCATAAGCAACAGATGGTGATATTATTACTTCTGTGAGCTGAGTGTAATCTGCACTATTCCTTCTGGGGCCCCAGGACCATCAGAACTACTGAGCAGGGCATCACCCACCTTCAGCTGGTGCTCCAACATGGTGTTCTGGTTTTTCAGgagctcttctctctcctcctccagctTCTTTTTCAGTTGCTCCACGTTTTCCTTGAAACTCCTCTCTTGAGCCTCCATCTGTTGCTGTTGTTCCTGTAGTCTCTGTCTTGAAAGCTCCTCTTCCCTCTCAGCTGCCTCCTTCTTGGCCCGCTCCTCTGTCACAGGAAagttttagaaaaggaagaaagaaacagcaaCTATACTATAATTTCCTGAGCTCAGAGACCAAACCAAATCTGAAAGGCAGGGAAAGGCAGGAAATCACAGAATTCACACAAGTCCACACCATCAAGTGCACATTTCAGAAACTGATAGAAAAGACCCTGCCCATCAGGCTGAAGTCTGACCTTCACTACCCCTTGTTCTTCACACATTCAGCAGAGCATGCATTCCACAGATTCACAGACCTGTTGGAGGGCATTACAGGAATCCAACCACCATCTGGGAGTGGAGTCATGCCCCTGTACCTGCAATGGCCTTTTCCCCATCAGTGAGGGCTTTATCTGCCTGCAGGATGAATTTCTCTGTTACTGCCTGTGACTGCAGGAACCTCTGGAAGACATCACCTGCCTATGAAgccaaggagaaagaaagaacttaTATTTCACTGAGAGACCGCTTCTGTAAAAACAATATATCAGCCAgaggcagtggtgcacacctgtaatcctagcaacttcgGGGGATAAGaaaggagaatggcaagttcaagccaacctcagaaacatagcaaggccctaagcaacttagcaagattcttgctcaaaatttaaaaatagctgaGCTGGTAGCACCACcagtaatcctagtgacttgagaggcggaggcaggaggatcacaagttcaaagccaacttcagcaaagactaggcactaagtaactcagtgaaacaaggtaaataaaataataaaatagggctggggatgtggctcagtggttaaatactcATGAGTTCAAGCTctaataccaaaaataataatgatactaggaataaatttaaaaataaagggaaagggtgggggatgtgactcaggattgtttagcacccctgagttcaatccacagtcttcaacaaaacaataaaataaaataaaacaaacaaaaaaacccacatatgTGTCCATATCATTTTGGCTTCAAGGATAAAATTCCACAATGGCTCCCTTCTAAGTGACCAAGCTCCTAAGTATAACCTGAGACCCTCCATTATCTCTCTTCCTgccccctccagcccctctcccaaacaccttccctccacctgcttTAAGCTCCAGCCAGTCTGAAAGATGGGCATTGTACAAACAACAGTCTCTGatgctttcatatatttgtcttcCAATGTGAAGTGCTGCCTCTGGTCTATGTTGCTGCTTTCTCCCACCACTGGTGGTTATAACTTTGGACTAGTTATTAAATCTGGCTGGGCTGCTCAGTTCAGATGTGTAAAATGTCCACCTTAGGAGAGGTTATTCCATAAAGTTGTTTGGGGAACTAAATTAAAAGTTCTCAGGAAAGAACATATCACCATGTCTATAGTCAATAGAATTTGAAATGCTAGTTGTGCCATTACTATGTTTCCTGCCACCACCTATGTAGCCTGTTGTCCCTGGCTCATAAGTGATATCACTCAATATGTAATAGTCCATTTAATTGACTCTTTCTTACGTTGATCAGCCCTGGAAGCAAAGGCTCTGACTGAACCTTGGGAATCAGCAGAACTTGGCACATTTCAAGTAATGTGGATAAAGAAATTCATAagttctttctgtctttcctgaATTTCTGAATCCATAATACCTTTCAAAATAAACACTCCCAATctcaggaaaatataataaataggaAGCAATAGAAGCCTAAGTGGGGTCagagagtagctcagtggtagagctagaTTGTCTAGATtgcacaaagccctggtttcGATCTCCAGCtttgaggaagaaggagggagataAAGGTATCATGCTTTCTTATCACTCAAAAGTAGTGCTTTGTCCTCAGATTTAAGATATCCTGGACTATTCTGTAAGCTCCCCATGACCCCATATTCCTCACCTTGACTCCTTTCCTGGGCACTTGCAAGTAGTCCTGTTCAACATTTTCCCTTGCTTTCATGTAGAGCTTGTGGCCTCCAGGAACAGAGAAAGTTCCTGCAAAAATGCTTTCCATTAGGGTCTTTGAAAGCAAATTCAGTTCATCCTGACAGTATTTTTCAGAAGTCTCTTCATTCTTCAGCAAGAAGTAGTTCTTCTTCTCCTCTATTATTTTCTGCaatggaattacagacatgttaCTGGAAGAtaggaatggaaaagagaaaagtccAAAGAACCTGATAGAAAGGCTAAACTAACTGAATTTATCCTGAGAAAAGCATTCAAGTGGAGTAAGATTTGGGATGAGTTGGAAATCACAAAACATGTCTTATTGCAACCCTGAAGATTCTCTGTAAGTctataggaaattttttttaaatttcctgggACTCAAAATGCTCATCTCTGAGGTGAAGGGATTGCATTCCAGAAATTCTGTGGTGTCTTGCAGCTGTGAAGTCCTGTGATTCCATCTTCAATGATGCAATGATACAAGGAGTAACATAAGATGAACAGCAACGTAGAAAGAGGGTCTGGTGAGAGAAACTGATTCCTAGGAAAAGGAGAGTgtgcacagaagaagaaacagtaTGGGGGTGACTTGTGAATATTCCAAGCTGGCTTATCACCCATAGAAGGATTAACAAGTATCCATTAAATCATTCAGGGGGATATCTATACCAATTTAGCTTCAATCATCAGGATATTACAGAAGATATCTATTTGGGTTTTCCTTTAGTCATCTGAGACATTTCTGGATAATGTGCCCCAAGTTTGGGGGAAGGGGCAAAGAGGGATATATGGTCATTGGGAACTGTATTCCTCATGAGAATCCAAAGTGCTTTATCCTTGAATTAGAGAGAGGAACCCTGAGGTCCATAAAGGCACCTGTATGCTTCATTTTCAAGGGAACTACCAGAAAAGGTAATAACTGAGACAATTACCACCAGTTCCTTTTGGAACTCCTGATTTTCATCCTTGAAGGAGTGCTCCATGAAGACTGTGATGGCTTCCTTCTCACAGGCTGCGTGTGCCTCCAGCAGCTCCTGGAGTGTGTCTGTGGGGAACTGCACCCGCTGGGCCATCTGCTCACTGTAGTGGTCAGCTGCCTTCTGCACAGCTGCTAAGTTCTCACGCTGGGCCAGAGTAGTCACCGCATTCTCCAAACAAGGCACTGATCCACTAGCGATGGTATCTACATAGGTCACCACCAGAGTCCCCAG
This genomic interval from Urocitellus parryii isolate mUroPar1 chromosome 11, mUroPar1.hap1, whole genome shotgun sequence contains the following:
- the LOC113176955 gene encoding LOW QUALITY PROTEIN: guanylate-binding protein 6-like (The sequence of the model RefSeq protein was modified relative to this genomic sequence to represent the inferred CDS: substituted 1 base at 1 genomic stop codon) gives rise to the protein MASGPKMSAPICLVENNNEQLMVNQQAIQILEKISQPVIVVAIVGLYRTGKSYLMNRLAGQNTGFPLGSTVQSETKGIWMWCVPHPNKPNHTLVLLDTEGLGDVEKGDPKNDSWIFALAVLLSSTFVYNSMGTINQQALDQLYYVTELTELIRTKSSSDPDEIEDCTEFVSFFPDFVWTVRDFTLELKFDGXLITEDQYLENALKLIKGRSHKVSMFNQPRECIRNFFPKRKCFVFDRPTNNKEHLAHIESVSEDQLDPKFQEQTNSFSSYIFTQAKIKTLREGIVVTGNRLGTLVVTYVDTIASGSVPCLENAVTTLAQRENLAAVQKAADHYSEQMAQRVQFPTDTLQELLEAHAACEKEAITVFMEHSFKDENQEFQKELVKIIEEKKNYFLLKNEETSEKYCQDELNLLSKTLMESIFAGTFSVPGGHKLYMKARENVEQDYLQVPRKGVKAGDVFQRFLQSQAVTEKFILQADKALTDGEKAIAEERAKKEAAEREEELSRQRLQEQQQQMEAQERSFKENVEQLKKKLEEEREELLKNQNTMLEHQLKIQKDLLEEGFRKKSKEMNEIINQLKERIEVTENDNTPWIAGVLDAFGDNLTSVLSAPGKYIGNLVKKFASLFKKD